A single window of Leopardus geoffroyi isolate Oge1 chromosome D4, O.geoffroyi_Oge1_pat1.0, whole genome shotgun sequence DNA harbors:
- the PSAT1 gene encoding phosphoserine aminotransferase, which yields MSARRQVVNFGPGPAKLPRSVLLEIQKELLDYKGIGISVLEMSHRSSDFAKIINNTENLVRELLAVPDNYKVIFVQGGGSGQFSAVPLNLIGLKAGRCADYVVTGSWSAKAAEEAKKFGTVNIVHPKLGSYTKIPDPSTWKLSPDASYVYYCANETVHGVEFDFIPDVEGAVLVCDMSSNFLSKPVDVSQFGVIFAGAQKNIGSAGVTVVIVRDDLLGFALRECPSVLDYKVQAGNGSLYNTPPCFSIYVMGLVLEWIKNNGGAAAMENLSSVKSQMIYDIIDNSQGFYVCPVEPQNRSKMNIPFRIGNAKGDDALEKRFLDKALELNMISLKGHRSVGGIRASLYNAVTIEDVQKLAAFMKNFLEMHQL from the exons gtattGTTAGAGATACAAAAGGAATTATTAGACTACAAAGGAATTGGGATTAGTGTTCTTG aAATGAGCCACAGGTCATCAGATTTTGCCAAGATTATTAACAACACAGAGAATCTTGTGCGAGAATTGTT AGCCGTTCCAGACAACTACAAGGTGATTTTTGTGCAAGGAGGTGGGTCTGGCCAGTTCAGTGCTGTCCCCTTAAACCTGATTGGCCTGAAAGCAGGAAGGTGTGCCGACTATGTGGTGACAGGATCTTGGTCAGCTAAGGCCGCCGAAGAAGCCAAGAAGTTTGGGACCGTGAATATCGTCCACCCCAAACTTGGGAGTTACACGA AAATTCCAGATCCAAGCACCTGGAAGCTGAGCCCCGATGCCTCCTATGTATATTACTGCGCCAATGAGACTGTGCACGGAGTGGAGTTTGACTTTATCCCAGACGTCGAGGGAGCAGTGCTGGTTTGTGACATGTCCTCAAACTTCCTATCCAAGCCAGTGGATGTTTCCCAG TTTGGTGTCATTTTTGCGGGTGCCCAGAAGAACATAGGCTCTGCCGGGGTCACGGTGGTGATCGTCCGTGATGACCTGCTGGGGTTCGCCCTCAGGGAGTGCCCATCCGTCCTGGACTACAAAGTGCAGGCTGGAAACGGCTCCCTGTACAACACACCTCCGTGCTTCAG cATCTATGTCATGGGCTTGGTCCTGGAGTGGATCAAGAACAACGGCGGTGCAGCAGCCATGGAGAACCTCAGCTCCGTCAAATCGCAGATGATTTATGACATCATTGATAATTCGCAAGGATTCTACGT ATGTCCGGTGGAGCCCCAGAATAGAAGCAAGATGAATATTCCATTCCGCATTGGCAATGCCAAAGGAGATGATGCTTTAGAAAAAAGATTTCTCGATAAAGCTCTCGAACTCAATATGATCTCCTTGAAAGGGCATAG GTCTGTGGGAGGCATCCGGGCGTCTCTGTATAACGCCGTCACGATTGAGGATGTGCAGAAGCTGGCTGCCTTCATGAAGAACTTTCTGGAGATGCATCAGCTGTGA